One segment of Gammaproteobacteria bacterium DNA contains the following:
- a CDS encoding sulfite exporter TauE/SafE family protein, producing the protein MLSTLLLYLTLGAFAGVMAGLLGVGGGLIIVPVLAWIFHHQHISDAVIMHLAIGTSLATIVVTSISSVRAHHRHGAVLWPVFWRLTPGIIVGAWVGAAIADALPSAVLSKVFAIFVLTVAAQMGFGAKPAPHRELPGTVGMTAVGGIIGTVSAIVGIGGGSLTVPFLTWCNTVIRQAVATSAACGLPIALAGAFGFVVTGLNAAGLPAWSLGYVYGPALLGITVTSTLSAPLGARLAHTLPTEMLKKVFAVFLAIIGARMLLN; encoded by the coding sequence ATGTTATCGACTTTGCTGCTGTATTTAACTCTCGGTGCGTTTGCTGGAGTCATGGCCGGACTGCTTGGGGTGGGCGGCGGCTTGATCATCGTGCCGGTGCTGGCCTGGATTTTTCACCATCAACACATCAGCGACGCGGTCATCATGCATCTGGCGATTGGCACTTCGCTGGCGACCATCGTTGTGACCTCCATTTCCTCGGTGCGCGCCCATCATCGACATGGGGCGGTGCTATGGCCGGTATTCTGGCGGCTGACGCCGGGCATCATCGTCGGGGCGTGGGTGGGAGCGGCTATCGCCGATGCGTTACCTAGCGCGGTTTTAAGCAAGGTTTTCGCGATTTTCGTACTCACCGTCGCTGCACAGATGGGGTTTGGCGCGAAGCCGGCCCCGCACCGCGAATTGCCAGGTACGGTGGGCATGACCGCTGTTGGCGGGATAATCGGCACCGTATCTGCGATTGTTGGCATTGGCGGTGGTTCGCTGACCGTACCGTTTTTGACTTGGTGCAACACGGTGATTCGCCAGGCGGTTGCGACCTCCGCCGCTTGTGGTCTGCCGATTGCGCTCGCTGGCGCATTCGGATTTGTCGTGACCGGGCTGAACGCCGCCGGCTTGCCCGCCTGGAGTCTGGGTTATGTTTACGGTCCAGCGCTACTGGGCATCACGGTGACCAGTACGTTGTCGGCGCCGTTGGGCGCGCGGTTGGCGCACACTTTACCAACTGAAATGCTGAAAAAGGTGTTCGCAGTCTTCCTGGCAATTATCGGCGCCCGAATGCTGTTGAACTGA
- a CDS encoding complex I NDUFA9 subunit family protein: protein MNIKKICVLGGTGFVGRHLVTRLANHGYAVRVPTRHPQRHREIEVLPGAELVGADIHDLQSLQEQLAGCDAVINLVGVLHEYANQGFRKVHVELPGKIVDACRAIGIKRLLHTSALHADAAKGPSQYLFTKGEGEQTVLRAKDLAVTVFKPSIIFGPDDDFYNQFAGLLKFSLALPLACPNSRFAPVYVGDVARAFETALQNDATIGQSYELCGPRVYTFKEIVEEIARMLGLKRRVVGLPDSLARLQAKIFGMLPVKIFTMDNYLSLQVDSICSSNGLEALGITPHSVEGIMTAHFADDPYDTLRQAARRG, encoded by the coding sequence ATGAACATTAAAAAAATCTGCGTGTTGGGCGGCACCGGTTTCGTTGGCCGGCATCTGGTGACACGCCTGGCGAATCATGGGTATGCGGTTCGGGTGCCCACCCGTCATCCGCAGCGGCATCGGGAAATTGAAGTGTTGCCCGGCGCAGAGCTGGTAGGTGCTGACATCCACGACCTCCAGTCTCTCCAGGAACAGTTAGCCGGTTGCGATGCCGTCATTAACCTGGTTGGCGTCCTGCACGAATACGCCAACCAGGGTTTCCGCAAAGTCCATGTCGAATTGCCCGGTAAGATTGTGGACGCCTGTCGGGCAATTGGCATTAAGCGGCTACTGCATACGAGCGCCCTGCACGCCGACGCCGCTAAGGGTCCAAGCCAATATCTGTTCACCAAAGGCGAGGGCGAACAAACAGTTCTGCGAGCTAAAGACCTAGCCGTCACGGTCTTCAAACCCTCCATCATCTTTGGACCCGACGATGATTTCTACAACCAGTTCGCTGGCCTGTTAAAGTTTAGTCTGGCGCTGCCGCTGGCCTGTCCGAACAGTCGTTTTGCGCCGGTCTATGTCGGCGATGTGGCGCGGGCGTTCGAGACGGCTCTGCAGAATGACGCTACGATTGGTCAGAGCTATGAACTGTGTGGGCCGCGCGTTTACACGTTCAAAGAGATCGTCGAGGAGATCGCCCGGATGCTGGGCTTGAAACGCAGGGTAGTGGGTTTGCCTGATTCGCTAGCGCGGTTGCAAGCTAAAATCTTCGGAATGTTGCCGGTAAAAATTTTCACGATGGATAATTATCTTTCTCTGCAAGTGGATAGCATTTGTTCCTCCAACGGACTGGAAGCGCTAGGCATTACTCCACACTCGGTAGAGGGGATCATGACGGCGCATTTTGCCGACGATCCGTATGATACGTTGCGCCAAGCGGCGCGACGGGGTTGA